In Haliscomenobacter hydrossis DSM 1100, the DNA window CTTGCCTACGATCAAGTAAAGGGTTCGGGGGTTCGAAGTTCGTAGGTTCGAGGGTTCGTAGGTTCGGGGGTTCGAAGCAACAAACCCCCGAACCTACGAACCCCCGAACCCTAAGTAAACAGCGGCTTCGACTGTGGATAAGCCTGCCCGTTCTTCAAATGCATCAGTGCCCCCAAGGCAGTAGCCTGATGGAACTCCAATGCTTCAATTTTTTTAGCGGGAAAATCGGCAGCCAGCATGTTCATGAAGAGGGGATTTTTGGCAAAACCACCATCGACAAAGAGTGTGGGAACTCCATTGTCCACCAATTGAATGGATTGTTTCAATAAGTTCATCAAACCGCGCATCAGGCTGTGGTAGGCACTGATTGCGTCGGGGCAAACGCTGAAATCCCAGGTTTCATTCTGAATGCCGGGAACTGGGCCTGTGCCTTGCATACCGGCCGGGACAAATCCCGCTTGGATGCTCACTTCTTCCCCCCCGCTGATTTTTTGGTAAAAATCAGCGCTGACTCCATAATGTTTGGCGATGCGCTCGACCTGGTGATCGTGTTCACGGCCAAAAAAGATGCGCGAGGCTTTTACCGGATTGCCCTTGGGCGTGAGGAAGGCCAAACAATCGCAACGCAGGGCATCGGTACTCAAGTGTGCATCGTTGAATGGGTTGAGGTTGATGCACCAGGTACCGGTCGACAGCAACAAAAACGGCTCTTTTTCCTTGAGCAAATAAGGCAATAATGCCGCCGAGCTATCGTGTAAACCTACCCCCACCATGATGCCGTCCAGAACAGTAGCAATGGAGTCTTTGGTGATCGGGGCAAGTTTTTCCTCCAATCCCCAACGTTTGACCCAGGGATGGTAAGCTCCGGTCTGAAAATCCCACAAGGCGGTATGGCAACCAATGGAAGTATAATCGCTGAATTTTTCACCCGATATCAAGTACGAAAGGTACTGCGGCAAGTGTAGGCTGGTTTTGATGCTGGCAAACACTTCGGGTTGGGTTTTGGCTAACCAATACAACTGCAAACCCGAGTTGAGCATACCCATAGAGGGTGAACAAGTAGCAGCGGCAAAAGCCTCGGGTGACTGGCCGTCCTGAGCAGCGATCTCGGCATAAAAAGCGTTCAGCAACGCTGGCGAAAGTGGTTTGAGGTAGTTGTAGAGGGGAAGTATGGTTTGCCCTTGGGCATCCAGATGCACAAAACTTGCGCCATAGCCGCTGAAGTTGACCCCCTTGAGCAACAAATCGGAGCGTTGGCGCAGGTTGTCCCAATGACCGAGCAGCCAGTCGTTGAGTTGCTGCAGGTTGTCGCAAGGAAAACCATCATCGTCTACCGATTCTGGAAAAGCCTGGCTGTGCGCTTCGATGGGGTGAAATTCCTCATCGAAGAGCAGCAGTTTTTTATTGGTTTTTCCTACATCAAAAATCGCAAAAGCCGTTGTTTTCATAATCCCGTTGCGGTACTGAATTTACCTCTTTTTTCAATCAAACTGGCCCGTATATGTGCTGCACGGTAGGCAGCAAGGGGATCGATGGCACCGCCGTCCAGCCGCATCGCTTCGGCTACCAGGGGCCGTACGTCGGTCAAAAAAGCATCGCGCAACAACTCTTCAGCCTGTACCACATCGTTTTCTTCCTGTGCCTGGCTGAGGGCAGCGCGGTCAACCAGCAGTGCCCGAGCATAAGCCGCCAGAATCCCGTTTACCGATTGCAACAAATCTTCAATGGGATCTTTGGTATTGTGGCTGGCGTCGATCATCCAGGCAATGTCGGGGTTTTTAACCGCAGGGTCATTCATGCCATCCACCAGTTCATTGAAAATCAGGAACAATTGGAAGGGTTTGATGCTGCCCGTGGTCAGGTCGTCGTCGCCGTACATGGAGCCATTGAAGTGAAAGCCCCCCAAACGGCCGAAATGCATCAGGCGGCCTACAATTTGCTCGATGTTGGTGTTGGGCAAGTGGTGGCCCAGATCGACCAATACCTGTGCGTTTTTGCCCACATACTGACACAAGGCATACGAAGTCCCCCAATCCGGGATGATCATGGAGTAAAAATTGGGCTCGTAGGGCTTGTATTCGATGAGCATGGTCCAGTCCGGGGGCATGGCGCTGTAGATGTCCGCCAGTGACTCCGCAGTGCGTTGATAGGCTTTGCGCAAGTGGTGTTGCCCCGGAAAGTTGGAGCCATCGGCGAGCCAAACGGTCAATACTTTGGCATCCAGTTGTTTACCGTGTTCTACACACTGGATGTTGTGCTCAATGGCTTGTTGGCGCACGGCGTTTTCGGTGTGGCAGAGTGAGCCATATTTGTAGCTGTGGATCTGGTCTTTTTGGTCCTGGAAGGTATTGGAGTTGACCGAGTCGATGGTCAGCCCGTGTTGGGTCAGCAGTTGTTTGAGTGCGGGTACGTCTTTGGGAATGTCCCAGGGAATGTGCAGCGAAATGGAATTGGCTGAGCGGTTGAGCTGGTGGATCAGGCCCACATCTTCGATTTTTTCTTCCAAACTGCGGGGTTCGCCCCCGATGCTGAAACGCCCAAAACGGGTGCCCCCTGTACCGAGTGCCCAACTGGGGATGGCGATTTGAAAAGCGCGGATTTGTTCAATGATTTGTCGGGGATTAAAACCTTTGCGTTCTAGGACACCCTCAATGAACTGCAAACGGGTTTCGTGTTCAGGGGCTTGTGCCTGGTTATGGTATTGGATTTGCTCGTGTGCGATCATGGACGTATAGGTTGAATTGTTTTCTAAAGATAAGCTTTACAAATTAAATGAAAGTGTGGGGGAGCGGTATCCTGTGCTCTCCTGTTTAATTTTGCAAGCGGGGGATACACGTATTAGTGGAAATTTTTGTTTAGTTTTAAACGTTGGCAATTTAACAAAAAGCGGAATATTACCATAGACACTTGTATCATGCAGACACCTGTCATCATCATCATCATCGGGCTTTTTATTTTCTGGGGACACTACCTCAGTGGGGTGTTTGAACGCAGAAGTATTCCCGATGTATTGGGTTTGATGTTGATTGGGATGTTGTTGGGGCCAGTTTTTCACCTGGTAGAACCGGGGTCATTTGGGAGTTTTGGCTCTTTGTTCAGCAACCTCGTGCTCATTTTTATTCTATTTGAAAGTGGGACAGATCTGAAAATATCGGAGGTACAGTCTTCTTTTAAAGAATCAGCGGGGATAACTACCCTCGGCTTTTTGGTCACCTGGGCAACGATTTCCATCATGTGCCTGTTCATTTTTAAGTTGCCCTTTTTGAGTTGCCTGTTCATCGGGTCCACTTTGGGTGGTACTTCCTCGGCGGTGGTGGTCGGCTTGGTGAAAAAAATTGCAGTCCGACCTAAGACGGCGACTACGCTGATCATGGAATCTGCCGAAACGGATGTTTTTACGTTGGCGATTCCTCTTAGCATCTTAGGCTTGATGATTACGGGAAACATGGACCCCAGCATCGTAGTCGCTCAATTCATTGCGTCGTTGGTAGTGGCCTTACTCATTGGCATTGGCGGCGCTTTTTTGTGGTCATTCATTCTCAATAAAACGCCCAACCTCAAAACTACCAAGTTTTCTACACCTGCCTTCCTGTTTATCCTGTATGGACTTACCGAATATTTGAATTTCAGCGGCCCGATCACTGCCTTGTCTTTTGGCATTGCCATTGGCAACCTTCAGTATTTTGAACCCAAAATACTGGAAAGAATCATTCCCAATCAAAGCATTGTCTTACCTCAGGGGGAGAAAGATTTTTTCAGTGAACTGGTTTTTTTACTGCGGACTTTCTTTTTTGTGTTCATTGGCATCAGCGTACAGATCAACCGCCTGGATTGGCTAATGTGGGGCGCAATCATTACCCTGACAGTTTTTGCCGCGAGAATCATTGCAGTAATACTCATTGTGGCCAGAGACACCCCCTTGCTCGATAAGGCCGTGATGTCCATTATGGTGCCAAAGGGATTAGGTGCCGCTGTAATTGCTACTCTACCTTTGCAGCGTGCCCACCCGGATGGGGTCATTATTCAATCGGTCTGTTTTGCGGTTATTCTTTTTAGTACGTTGTATTGTGTAGGACTGTTTTTTTTGACCAAAACCGGGATCAGTTTGCCGGTTTACCGCCTGGTGTTTGGGCGGGATAAATTAACAGTTCAAGAGGAGGCTTTGGAGCAACGTGGAACCGAAATATAAATTGACACCGAAATTGAGTCATTCCAGCTTCACTGCAATCGCTTCTCAGTCCCCCCCTATGGATGCCGTACAGGACATTTTTACTTGTGGCAAACCCTTGCTCTAGCCAGGCTTCATAAGTTCTTTTTGATTTTTGAAATCGTTTTACCCACAGATTTAGTGGGTTTATCCATGTCTGCAATGGCGAAGTTGATGGCCGCTTGAATCAAGTCTTTTACCTGGCTGTTTCGATAATCGCTTGGATTTGCAACAGGGATGTGTCTGATCAAATTTCCGGTTCCGGTCAATAGTTGGTGCGGGTCAGCAAGCAAAGTTCCTTTGTTGAACCCCAGGTTTACGTGGTTGGTGTAGATGGGCAACATACAAAATGCATCCGACAGTTTTTCGGAAATGGAAAAAACAGCGGTCAAGGCATGGGTATGGTACAGCAATTCGTTGCTGTCGGGATATATGTCGAGTATGAATGCCCTCAGGTCTTTAAAAAGGTCGATTAAGGGTTGGTTTTTAAATTCCAGGAGTTGGAGGAAGTCGGGGTGGATGTGGCGGGGGTGATTCATGCGTGTGGTTTATAGGTTTGATTGGGGTTCCAGGTCCAAAACTACTTTAATACTTTCACAATGGTCATTGTTTACTTGAAAGTTGGCAGAATTAGACTCAGAAATTGAGTTACTCCAACTTCAGTGCAATCACTTCTCGGTTTCCACGGTGAATGCCGTACAGCACATTTTTCTGGAATCGATCAATGGCAATACCTTGCCCTTGGAACGGCACCGAAATGGTTTTGAGCCATTCCAATTCATAACCAATCTTAGGAATGCGCAAAATGTACAGTTCCAAATCATGGTGCGGGCTACAATACAGTAAGCCATCTTTGTTGAAGGTGCCACCGGAAAGGTTCATTGGGCGCAGGCGTTCCACAAGTGTTTTGGGTAAAATCCAGCTGGCAGTACGCCGCCATTCCGCGTCGAATTGCACGAGTGTACTATAGGCGACTCCTTTACCGGGCTCACCTCCATCATTTTCGTATTGGGCAAAATAGGCGTACCAATGCCCTTGGTACCAGTCCAGCCAGGTACAAGAACCTTCGTAAATGCCGAAGCTATGGTTGCCGATGTGCTGGAGTGTTTTGGGGTCAAAAATTTCCACCGAACTGGCCATGGGCTTTTCTGGGTAATTGGAATTGACGCAGTAGAGTTTGCCTTGGATGACGATCCCGCTGTTGAGGTGTTTAAGCGGGCCAGACCAGGTGGCGATACTGTCTTGGCTGGTTTTGCGGTATTTGACAATCCGTGCATTGGAAATTGCATAAAAATGCAGGCTATCGACGGCGACGGCCTGGGTGGCGTGGCGGGATTTGACGCGGAAAAGTTCGGTGGAGGTTTGGGCAAGGCTGGAAATGGTGATGAAGGCAAATAGGATCAGGCTGAGTAGGAATTTTAGTAGCAACAAGCTGTTGTTTTGTTTTGGTGTCATGGGTTCTTTTTTTGAAATCGTTTTGAATAAGGCTCGTCGAATATTACGCAAAGGTTGTTGCTTATTCCCTGGAAAAAGAATACAATACTACTTTTACCAATTTTCCTGCCCGAAATATAAGGAACCATCTTCGACCTTCTCCTTCATGTTTGGAGGACATGAGCTCAAAATGACCAGACCATTCATTCCCACTAAGTTCTATAAGGTGACAAGACTCAGGGAAGAGCGTGCAAATTTTTTGCGGGTTCATGTGTCCTTTTAAGGTAATTTGGGGGAACACTAACTCAATTGGTGTACTTTCAAAGTGAATAGTATTTAGAACAATTTTCCCTTCCATCTCATCAAACGTTGTTCGCCCATAAGTCCATCTCCTGATTATAGAAGTTGTATCTTCAATCAAATAAGGCAGTATTACATCCTTCTGATTGATGATTGTTTTTTGATCCGGTTCCCCAAGTAAATTGAGAATAGCTTCTCTTTTGGCCACTAAAGGAATTTTGCCATTGATTAGAATCGAATCGCGATCCAGTACCTCCTTGCGCCACTTTCGGACATCTACTTTACCAGCGCAATCCTCATAGACTACAGTGGCTGGTTTTGTCACTTTATCACAGGAAACGGTAACAAGAAAAAAAAACTGAACAAAATTAGAATCATTCGCATAGGTTACTTTTTTAGCATCAGCGTCTCTCCGATAGTTCAAGTCTCACCCGTTTGCACTTAAAGCTGTACCAGCGGCAGCACGATGTTTTGGGTTGGATTAGAAGACTTGGGCTAGCGGCTGGGGCAGTTGCTTGAGGTGGTGGATTCTTTGGGGGAGTTGTTGTGAAAAGTTAAATTTTATTGGTGTGGAACTTTTTATTTGACATTATAGTTTTGAATCAGATAAAAATTAGTTTTTTAATTTAAACTTGATTCAAAATGAATAACGAAGTACAAGAATTTGAAGTATTGAAAAAAATCAATGAGCTTGAATCTACAAAAAGGCAGTTTACCCAGTTCTATGAACGGTGGAATGAGAAATGTAAAGACTATGAAGATGAAAGACTTTCTGATTTTTACGATCTTTTCTTTTCACGTTTTGTGACGTACAATGCTCTTTACAATGTAATTGTCCTGAACAAGGAGAAAATGGGGATTTTAGAGAAAAAAAAGAAAAATGGGCAGATAGTAGATCGTGGGGATAAAGAAAAGGCAGTTAATTGTATGGTAAATGAACTATCAAGAGGAAATAGCCAGCTTCAGAAATTTTTCGCAGAAACTGAGATCGTTTTTAATATCAAGAAACTCGAAGAGATGCTTGATGAAAAAGGATTTGGCGTGTCTTTCAGAGGAGGGGAGCATAGCCCTAAAGAAGACAAAAAAATTTTAGACAACCTAAAAAGTAGTAATCTGAAAAGAAGGATGGAAGGCGTTTTAACATTTTTATACCAAGTTAGATGCAACCTGTTTCATGGAGCTAAGGGGTATGAAAATCAGCAAATTCAGGTCTTGAAAACATTAAACGTGATCCTAGAAAAAATCGTAGAAATTCTGTTCGAAAGATTTCAAAGATTTATTGAAGCTGAAATTGAAATGTTAGAACAAAAAATTTGATTCAATAGCTTCACCACAAATTAATTTTCCTGGCTTCTTTCTTGAAGCTGGGAAATGAATAAATTAAGCGTTCATTTCAAGTTCAAAAATAGTAGTATCAACCACTCGAATAAAGGGGAATTCATTAGGCTTTAATAATCTGAAATCCTTGTCATGGCTTACAATAAAACTAGCATTAGCCGCAATCGCGCAATCGACGAACTTATTATCATCCTCATCCTTAAGTAGATGAAACTTGTAATAGGTGGTAATCCATTCGACGTTTGGCAAATTTTCAATCGTTCCGAGAACACTTTCGCTAACCAAAACACCCATGTGCTGATCAATGATTTCTGCATATTCGGCAAGAATATCAGTAGTCACGCAAAGAACGTACTGCCCGTCAAGTAGCCCTTTGAAAACCCAATGAAGTTTAGAGCGATTTGAGATGGAAACCAGCAATACGTTGGTATCTAAAACAACCTTTTTCAACTTTTAATTACTTTTTTTTCTCATTTTGGTTTCTAACATCCGATCAACATCTTCGTCCGTCCATTCTTTTTTATCCCATGCCTCATTGGCTAGTTGAATGGCACGTTGAGCGAAGAATTGGGCTAAAATTTTACGCAGCTCCAGTATTTCACTCTCAGATAATTGATGTGAAAAAGTTTTGAGTAACTCTAATTGAACATTGCTTAATGGCTGTTTTAAGACTTCCATTTGTTATTTTTTTAATGAACACAAGATAATAAAAATCTAATAGCGAAGCAATCAAAACTTTCCCAGCTCACCGCCCCTCCATCACCTTTAAAAACGCCTCCTTATACATCCGCCCAATCGGCAACTCCATTTTTTGAATCTCCACATCATGCGCAGTATACGCCTCGATTTTGTCAATGGCCACCACAAAAGACTTGTGGATGCGCACAAAACGTTCGGCGGGCAATTCATTGAAAAAATTCCCGATCGAAGTTTTGGTCATGATTTTTTGATCCTTGAGCACAATTTTGACGTAGTCCTTCACGCCCTCCACGTACAGGATATCGTCGATGGCCACTTTGATGGTTTTGCGCTCGGCTTTGACCAGTAAAAAAGCATGGTCATGCACAGGCAGAACTGGAGCAACTACCGGTATCGGCGTATGGGCCAATTTTTGCTCCAAAAACTTGTCAATCGCCTTGATGAACCGTTTGAACGGAATCGGTTTGACCAGATAATCGAGCACATTCAATTCAAAACCTTCCACGGCGTATTCCCGATAGGCCGTAGTGATGATGATGGCGGGTTTGTTTTGGATGGATTCGATGAGTTCCAGCCCGGTGATTTCGGGCATTTGAATGTCGAGGAAGATCAAATCGGGTTGGAGGATTTTGATTTGACTCAATGCTTCAAGCGGCTCGGTGGATTTGCCACAAACCTCAAACTGCTTAAACTTGGCCAGGTGTTGCTCAATCACGTTCAAAGCCAGGGGTTCGTCGTCCACGATGTAACATTTGAACTTCATCTGCCTTAAAATTTGATAGACTTTATGAACAGAACGTGCTTGAGACAGAACGGAGGGATTTTTTAACTGATTGAGGCTTATTTTTGAGTGCGTAGCAGCGCTACGGACGAAAAAATAGCCGATAAGCAGTCAAAAAAGACCCCGTTATGGCCGAGCGACGTTTTGTTCATAAAGTCTAATGCTCAATTCCACTTGATACTGTTCCTCGGTATTGCTGATCAGCAGTTGATGCCGTCCGGGATACAGCAAGTTAAGCCTTTTTTGGATGTTTTGGAGGCCCAGTCCGCCGCTGCCATTTTGTGGAGCTTTACCCTTTTTTTTGCTGTTGCTCATCTTGAACAGCAATTGCTGGTGGTCAGAGTGCAGGTAAATGTCTACATGAAAAACGCCGTCCTGAGCCACACCTCCGTGTTTGAAGCAGTTTTCCGCAAAAGGTAGCAGGATGAGTGGGGTTACATTGATGGCATCGTTTTGCACTACGATATCGGAGCTGATGTGCAGTTTTTCACCATAACGCAATTGCTCCAAGCCGAGGTAATTTTCCAGCAGTTGTACCTCTTTGGCCAGTGGCACGGTATCCAGACTGGCGCGGTACACCAAATAATCCAACAACTCGGTGAGCTTTAAGATGCTGTCGGCGGTCAGGTCGGATTTGGACAGGGCCAGGCTGTAAATGTTGTTGAGCGAATTGAACAAAAAATGGGGATGCAACTGCCCTTTGAGCAATTTGATTTCGGCTTCCGCTCGGGCTTTGATTAGTTCTTCATTCAGCTTTTGTTTGCGCCGGTAATCGCCAATGATGTAAATGCACACCGCCAGGGCGATGATGGAGTAGTCGCGAATGATGTTTTTGAGCATCTTATGCACTGGTACGGGATAATACTGCTCCGAGCGCAGATAATTGACCACTTCCTGCCACTTGATGCGGAAATAAAATACAACCATCGCCACAACTACACACCATAGCAGGAACCAAAACCACTTTTGGGGCACCAAATACCGCGGCACAATAAACCAAGCGATAAAATAGGTGGCAATCATCAAAATGGGTAGCGGCAATAGGGTGGCGCGCAAAAAACTTGGCCATTCACTAGGGTACTGATGGACTAAATTGGCAAAATACTCAGATACCACGTACAATACCCAGAAGAGGGTATGGGTGAGGAGCAGGGAGTAATCGATCCCTTTGACTGCTGGTCGAGTTGTTGGTATCGTTTCGATGGCGCTGGTTTTTAAAGAAGTTGAAATGTTGAAATGTTGAAGGGTTGAAATGAGGTTTAAAAGTAGTTTAGTAAGACCATTCTAGGTGTTGCACAAAATCGTCTTTAGAACTATCCTACTCTTCAACTTCTCTTCAACATTTCAACACTTCAACCTTTCAACTTTATCCGGCTTAAAATACGGGGAATTTGTTGGAAATTTTGCTTCAAAGTAGAGCAAAATGCCATCCCGGTAGAGCAACGACTGGTTGTTGAACCAAAAGTTGGTATTCATCTGAATCCAGTTGTTGCTATCCCAAATTGCGGCATTGGTATACCTTCTGAATTTGACCTTGGGAAGGGCTGTAGATTTGAACCCATCATTACTTCACCAAAACTTGGAATCATGAAAAATCTAAAAAGTTTATTGTTGTCCGCATTTGTAATCATGGGGATGTGTTCTTTTGTAGCAGCGCCCAATCCTGAAGCGGCGGCTGAGCTGCCCGGTGGCGCTTTCCTGACCATCGCGGGCAAATTTGGTGGTGACATCAGCAAAAAAGAAATTCTGGCCAACAAAGAACTAGGAGTAGATGGTTGTGCGGTGGGTTCCCGCATTTTTACCTACAGTATTGACATCAACAAAGGGGGAACCATCAGCAGCTTCAAAGCCGAGACCAATATTTTATCGAAAGAAATGTTGGCCAAAATGAAGGAATTGAACACAGGCGATTCTTTTGAATTCAAAAAAATCAAGGCGTATTTGCCGAATGGAAAAGACATGGTAGATGTACACAGCAAGAAGTTTGTGGTAGTGGTTGATCCAGTGTAATGAATGACGAATGCGAGAATGACGATTGACGAATACCCGGTCACTGAGCGGAGCCGAAGTGCGGGGTATTCGTCAATCGTCATTCTCGCATTCGTCATTTCCCCTTATCCCATATCCTTAAAAATCCGCCCCCCACGTCGCCAGGCCCGTACAAACAACCACCCGAATACCGCCGCTGCGCCATAGGCATACTGCGCTGATCGCGGCTCCCCAATCCGCAAAAACCATTGCGCCAAGACCACCGCTGCCAAGGCCAGCAGCGCCATCAACCACTGCCGAGCCGCCAAATACAACAACCTTGCTCCATCCCGGATATCCGGTGTGCGCACTTCCAGTTGGCCTTTATTGGCTTTTTGCAGGGTTTTGAGCAAGTCATCGGGGAGGGCGAGTAGATTCACCAAGGTGCCTTGTACCAGATTGCGTACAAAACCCAACCAGCCGCCCTGCTGGTTTTGCACCAACTCCTGCGCGTAAGGCCGTACTACCTCCAAGGGATTGAGCGTGGGATCGAGGGTGTTGCACAAACCCAGCAAGAGCGTCAGCGCCCGATTGAGTAGGACCCAATCCTTCGGCACCAACACCGTGCCCGTAATGCCGCTGATGCCAATTTCCTGGATCAGGGACACCATGCTGTTGTTGAAAGGATTGACTTCGATGTCTTTAAAATTCAGCCCTTCCAGTTTGACTTCGTGTTGCAGGAAGTTGCGCATGGCGCTGATCATCTTTTCGGCCATTTGTTCGGCTTCGCGGCCTTCGGCCAAAAAACCCATCAGGCGTACCGCTTCGACGATGCCCTGCGTATCGTTTTTGACCGCCGATTCGATCAATTTGGGAATACCCTCTTTGAGCGCGGGGCTGAGTTGCCCGGTGGCCCCAAAATCGAGCAGCACCAAGGTGCCGTTGGCTTGCACCAGGATATTGCCGGGATGGGGATCGGCGTGGTAAAAACCGTCCTTGAGCACCATCTTGCTGTACGCCCGCAACAAAGTGCTGGCCAGCGCCCGGCGATCCAGTTTCCAGGCGTCAATTTGTTCCAGGTTCGATATTTTGACCCCATCGTGCCAGGTGCTGGTCATCACGCGGGTAGCCGAGTAGGCGGGGTGGATCAGGGGGATTTCCAAACCCGCTTCGGCTTGCAAGTTGACCCGGATTTTTTCCATCGCCGCCGCCTCATTCACAAAATCCAACTCTTCTTCAATCATCAATTTGACCTGGGTGTACACATAGTCCATGCCCTTGATGTTGTAAAACCAGGCGCTGACCTGGATCAAACGGCGGATGATTTCCAGGTCGATGCGGGCGATGGCCTCGATGCCCATGTGTTGCACCTTAACCACCACTTCGGTGCCGTCTTTGAGCTGGGCGCGGTGCGCCTGCCCGATGGAGGCGGCAGCCAGAGGTACTTCATCAAAGCGTGCAAACAAATCCTCCGGGGCCTTACCCAATTCGCTCACAATGCGTTCGCGCACCTGCGCATAGGGGCGTGCCGGGATTTTATCCTGTAATTCCTCCAGGGGTTTTTGAAAGGTTTCTGGCAAAAAATTACTGAGGATCGACAACATCTGTCCGATCTTGATGAACAGACCGTCCAGCTCCAAAATGGCGCGTTTGACCCGCTCAGCGTTGCGCACGTGCAGCTTCTCGATGCGCAGATCGGAATAGCGCTGCCCAAAGATGCGTTTGCCCAACAACAAAAAAGCGTAGCTGAGCATGACCTGGGCGGCGGTGCGGTAGGCTTTGCGGAAACGGCGAGCGCCAGACAGATTTTTCATAGTTTTAAGGTCTTAGGGTCTTAGGGTTTTGGGTTTTAGGGTTTTAGGGTTCCGTAGTGCAAGATTACAG includes these proteins:
- a CDS encoding cation:proton antiporter, with the protein product MQTPVIIIIIGLFIFWGHYLSGVFERRSIPDVLGLMLIGMLLGPVFHLVEPGSFGSFGSLFSNLVLIFILFESGTDLKISEVQSSFKESAGITTLGFLVTWATISIMCLFIFKLPFLSCLFIGSTLGGTSSAVVVGLVKKIAVRPKTATTLIMESAETDVFTLAIPLSILGLMITGNMDPSIVVAQFIASLVVALLIGIGGAFLWSFILNKTPNLKTTKFSTPAFLFILYGLTEYLNFSGPITALSFGIAIGNLQYFEPKILERIIPNQSIVLPQGEKDFFSELVFLLRTFFFVFIGISVQINRLDWLMWGAIITLTVFAARIIAVILIVARDTPLLDKAVMSIMVPKGLGAAVIATLPLQRAHPDGVIIQSVCFAVILFSTLYCVGLFFLTKTGISLPVYRLVFGRDKLTVQEEALEQRGTEI
- a CDS encoding TIM barrel protein, giving the protein MIAHEQIQYHNQAQAPEHETRLQFIEGVLERKGFNPRQIIEQIRAFQIAIPSWALGTGGTRFGRFSIGGEPRSLEEKIEDVGLIHQLNRSANSISLHIPWDIPKDVPALKQLLTQHGLTIDSVNSNTFQDQKDQIHSYKYGSLCHTENAVRQQAIEHNIQCVEHGKQLDAKVLTVWLADGSNFPGQHHLRKAYQRTAESLADIYSAMPPDWTMLIEYKPYEPNFYSMIIPDWGTSYALCQYVGKNAQVLVDLGHHLPNTNIEQIVGRLMHFGRLGGFHFNGSMYGDDDLTTGSIKPFQLFLIFNELVDGMNDPAVKNPDIAWMIDASHNTKDPIEDLLQSVNGILAAYARALLVDRAALSQAQEENDVVQAEELLRDAFLTDVRPLVAEAMRLDGGAIDPLAAYRAAHIRASLIEKRGKFSTATGL
- a CDS encoding putative toxin-antitoxin system toxin component, PIN family translates to MKKVVLDTNVLLVSISNRSKLHWVFKGLLDGQYVLCVTTDILAEYAEIIDQHMGVLVSESVLGTIENLPNVEWITTYYKFHLLKDEDDNKFVDCAIAANASFIVSHDKDFRLLKPNEFPFIRVVDTTIFELEMNA
- a CDS encoding sensor histidine kinase — translated: MRATLLPLPILMIATYFIAWFIVPRYLVPQKWFWFLLWCVVVAMVVFYFRIKWQEVVNYLRSEQYYPVPVHKMLKNIIRDYSIIALAVCIYIIGDYRRKQKLNEELIKARAEAEIKLLKGQLHPHFLFNSLNNIYSLALSKSDLTADSILKLTELLDYLVYRASLDTVPLAKEVQLLENYLGLEQLRYGEKLHISSDIVVQNDAINVTPLILLPFAENCFKHGGVAQDGVFHVDIYLHSDHQQLLFKMSNSKKKGKAPQNGSGGLGLQNIQKRLNLLYPGRHQLLISNTEEQYQVELSIRLYEQNVARP
- a CDS encoding FGGY-family carbohydrate kinase, with product MKTTAFAIFDVGKTNKKLLLFDEEFHPIEAHSQAFPESVDDDGFPCDNLQQLNDWLLGHWDNLRQRSDLLLKGVNFSGYGASFVHLDAQGQTILPLYNYLKPLSPALLNAFYAEIAAQDGQSPEAFAAATCSPSMGMLNSGLQLYWLAKTQPEVFASIKTSLHLPQYLSYLISGEKFSDYTSIGCHTALWDFQTGAYHPWVKRWGLEEKLAPITKDSIATVLDGIMVGVGLHDSSAALLPYLLKEKEPFLLLSTGTWCINLNPFNDAHLSTDALRCDCLAFLTPKGNPVKASRIFFGREHDHQVERIAKHYGVSADFYQKISGGEEVSIQAGFVPAGMQGTGPVPGIQNETWDFSVCPDAISAYHSLMRGLMNLLKQSIQLVDNGVPTLFVDGGFAKNPLFMNMLAADFPAKKIEALEFHQATALGALMHLKNGQAYPQSKPLFT
- a CDS encoding DUF1801 domain-containing protein, with the protein product MNHPRHIHPDFLQLLEFKNQPLIDLFKDLRAFILDIYPDSNELLYHTHALTAVFSISEKLSDAFCMLPIYTNHVNLGFNKGTLLADPHQLLTGTGNLIRHIPVANPSDYRNSQVKDLIQAAINFAIADMDKPTKSVGKTISKIKKNL
- a CDS encoding ABC1 kinase family protein; protein product: MKNLSGARRFRKAYRTAAQVMLSYAFLLLGKRIFGQRYSDLRIEKLHVRNAERVKRAILELDGLFIKIGQMLSILSNFLPETFQKPLEELQDKIPARPYAQVRERIVSELGKAPEDLFARFDEVPLAAASIGQAHRAQLKDGTEVVVKVQHMGIEAIARIDLEIIRRLIQVSAWFYNIKGMDYVYTQVKLMIEEELDFVNEAAAMEKIRVNLQAEAGLEIPLIHPAYSATRVMTSTWHDGVKISNLEQIDAWKLDRRALASTLLRAYSKMVLKDGFYHADPHPGNILVQANGTLVLLDFGATGQLSPALKEGIPKLIESAVKNDTQGIVEAVRLMGFLAEGREAEQMAEKMISAMRNFLQHEVKLEGLNFKDIEVNPFNNSMVSLIQEIGISGITGTVLVPKDWVLLNRALTLLLGLCNTLDPTLNPLEVVRPYAQELVQNQQGGWLGFVRNLVQGTLVNLLALPDDLLKTLQKANKGQLEVRTPDIRDGARLLYLAARQWLMALLALAAVVLAQWFLRIGEPRSAQYAYGAAAVFGWLFVRAWRRGGRIFKDMG
- a CDS encoding LytR/AlgR family response regulator transcription factor, encoding MKFKCYIVDDEPLALNVIEQHLAKFKQFEVCGKSTEPLEALSQIKILQPDLIFLDIQMPEITGLELIESIQNKPAIIITTAYREYAVEGFELNVLDYLVKPIPFKRFIKAIDKFLEQKLAHTPIPVVAPVLPVHDHAFLLVKAERKTIKVAIDDILYVEGVKDYVKIVLKDQKIMTKTSIGNFFNELPAERFVRIHKSFVVAIDKIEAYTAHDVEIQKMELPIGRMYKEAFLKVMEGR